A genomic segment from Ramlibacter agri encodes:
- a CDS encoding KUP/HAK/KT family potassium transporter, protein MQNSKSSLPALTIGAIGVVYGDIGTSVLYSVKEVFGSGHVPFTLDNVYGVLSMLFWTLTVIVSIKYVVLVLRADNNGEGGLIAMLALASQAVKDKPRLRQALLAVGIFGTSLFYGDGVITPAISVLSAVEGLKVVSPHLDEYVIPLTLIVLLGLFMVQKRGTGGIGRFFGPVMLVWFVSIAALGVSHILTHPEILKALWPGYALRFMLASPMIAFIILGAVVLCVTGAEALYADLGHFGKKPIRLAWFSVAMPALTLNYFGQGALLLANPAAVKNPFFMMAPDWAIVPLVVLATAATVIASQALITGAFSVTKQVVQLGYLPRLNIQHTSVQDTGQIYLPAVNWGLFVAIVVAVVMFRSSSNLAAAYGIAVTLDMLITSTLTFFVVRYGWGYPLWLCLLATSWFFLVDFAFFSSNLLKLVDGGWFPLMIGGCIFTLMMTWKRGRAILSDKLIHESIDLKSFLESVFAAPPLRVPGTAVFMTAEPGTVPNALLHNLKHNKVLHDHNLFVTVRNHEVPWIGLDKRAEIESMGHDCWQVILHYGFKNDPDVPRALEHVKTRGCDLEPMTTSYFLSRDVVVPTIGSGMAQWREKLFAQMHHNAGAAAEFLNLPSNSVVELGSKVEI, encoded by the coding sequence GTGCAGAACTCGAAATCCTCGCTTCCGGCGCTGACCATAGGCGCCATCGGTGTCGTCTACGGCGACATCGGCACCAGCGTCCTGTACTCCGTGAAGGAAGTGTTCGGATCGGGGCACGTGCCATTCACGCTGGACAACGTCTACGGCGTGCTGTCCATGCTGTTCTGGACGCTCACCGTCATTGTCTCGATCAAGTACGTGGTGCTGGTCCTGCGCGCCGACAACAACGGCGAAGGCGGCCTCATCGCGATGCTGGCGCTGGCCTCGCAGGCCGTGAAGGACAAGCCGCGGCTGCGCCAGGCGCTGCTGGCCGTCGGCATCTTCGGCACCTCGCTGTTCTATGGCGACGGCGTCATCACCCCGGCGATCTCGGTGCTCTCGGCGGTGGAAGGCCTGAAGGTCGTCTCGCCCCACCTCGACGAATACGTGATCCCGCTGACGCTGATCGTGCTGCTGGGCCTGTTCATGGTGCAGAAGCGCGGCACCGGCGGCATCGGCCGCTTCTTCGGGCCGGTCATGCTGGTCTGGTTCGTCAGCATCGCGGCGCTGGGCGTCTCGCACATCCTGACCCATCCCGAGATCCTGAAGGCGCTGTGGCCCGGCTACGCGCTGCGCTTCATGCTGGCGAGCCCGATGATCGCCTTCATCATCCTCGGCGCGGTGGTGCTGTGCGTGACGGGCGCGGAGGCGCTGTACGCGGACCTCGGCCACTTCGGCAAGAAGCCGATCCGGCTGGCCTGGTTCAGCGTGGCGATGCCGGCGCTGACGCTCAACTACTTCGGCCAGGGCGCGCTGCTGCTCGCCAACCCGGCGGCGGTGAAGAACCCCTTCTTCATGATGGCGCCCGATTGGGCGATCGTGCCGCTGGTGGTGCTGGCCACCGCGGCGACCGTCATCGCCTCGCAGGCGCTGATCACCGGCGCCTTCAGCGTCACCAAGCAGGTGGTGCAGCTCGGCTACCTGCCGCGCCTGAACATCCAGCACACCAGCGTGCAGGACACCGGGCAGATCTACCTGCCGGCCGTGAACTGGGGCCTGTTCGTCGCCATCGTCGTTGCTGTCGTCATGTTCCGCTCGTCCAGCAACCTGGCCGCGGCCTACGGCATCGCGGTGACGCTGGACATGCTGATCACCAGCACGCTGACCTTCTTCGTCGTGCGCTACGGCTGGGGCTACCCGCTGTGGCTGTGCCTGCTGGCGACCTCGTGGTTCTTCCTGGTGGACTTCGCCTTCTTCAGCTCCAACCTGCTGAAGCTGGTGGACGGCGGCTGGTTCCCGCTGATGATCGGCGGCTGCATCTTCACGCTGATGATGACGTGGAAGCGCGGGCGCGCCATCCTGTCCGACAAGCTGATCCACGAATCGATCGACCTCAAGAGCTTCCTCGAGTCCGTGTTCGCCGCGCCGCCGCTGCGCGTGCCGGGCACGGCGGTGTTCATGACGGCGGAGCCGGGCACCGTGCCCAACGCGCTGCTGCACAACCTGAAGCACAACAAGGTGCTGCATGACCACAACCTGTTCGTCACGGTGCGCAACCACGAGGTGCCGTGGATCGGGCTCGACAAGCGCGCCGAAATCGAATCGATGGGGCACGACTGCTGGCAGGTGATCCTGCACTACGGCTTCAAGAACGACCCCGACGTGCCGCGCGCGCTGGAGCACGTCAAGACGCGCGGCTGCGACCTGGAGCCGATGACCACCAGCTACTTCCTGTCGCGGGACGTGGTGGTGCCCACCATCGGCAGCGGCATGGCGCAGTGGCGCGAGAAGCTGTTCGCGCAGATGCACCACAACGCCGGTGCGGCGGCGGAGTTCCTGAACCTGCCGAGCAATTCGGTGGTCGAGCTGGGCAGCAAGGTCGAAATCTAA
- the gshA gene encoding glutamate--cysteine ligase, with amino-acid sequence MVPHLITALTGPINELEQRILDSMPAIERWFRLEWMEHTPPLYSSVDIRNAGFKLAPVDTNLYPHGWNNLTQEMLPLGVQAAMAAIEKICPEAKNLLIIPENQTRNTFYLSNIAQLQRIFHGAGLNVRIGSIDPAIKKPTPVELPTGETVTLEPVVRSKRRLGLKNFDPCTILLNNDLSAGAPGILEDLHEQYLLPPLHAGWSVRRKSRHFQSYEEVAKRFGKMLGIDPWLINPMFNKCGEVDFQSDEGLETLRTNVDALLAKIRKKYKEYGINEKAFVVVKADASYGFGVMPVREAKDLDHLLKRGKGKGAPEVHDVIIQEGVLTAERMNEAVAEPVVYMMDRYVVGGFYRVHAERGDDEALNAPGAHYVPLAFTESTRMPQPGHKPGASAPNRFYMYGVIGRLAMLAASYELEATDPEAEVYA; translated from the coding sequence ATGGTTCCGCATCTCATCACGGCCCTGACGGGCCCGATCAACGAGCTCGAGCAGCGCATCCTCGATTCCATGCCGGCCATCGAGCGCTGGTTCCGGCTGGAGTGGATGGAGCACACGCCGCCGCTGTACAGCTCGGTGGACATCCGCAACGCCGGCTTCAAGCTGGCGCCGGTCGACACCAACCTCTATCCGCACGGCTGGAACAACCTCACGCAGGAAATGCTGCCGCTCGGCGTGCAGGCGGCCATGGCGGCGATCGAGAAGATCTGCCCGGAAGCCAAGAACCTGCTGATCATCCCCGAGAACCAGACGCGCAACACCTTCTACCTGAGCAACATCGCCCAGCTGCAGCGCATCTTCCACGGCGCCGGGCTGAACGTGCGCATCGGGTCCATCGACCCGGCCATCAAGAAGCCGACGCCGGTCGAACTTCCCACGGGCGAGACGGTGACCCTGGAGCCGGTGGTGCGCAGCAAGCGACGCCTGGGGCTGAAGAACTTCGACCCCTGCACGATCCTGCTGAACAACGACCTCTCGGCCGGCGCGCCCGGCATCCTGGAAGACCTGCACGAGCAGTACCTGCTGCCGCCGCTGCACGCGGGCTGGTCGGTGCGGCGCAAGAGCCGCCACTTCCAGAGCTACGAGGAAGTGGCCAAGCGCTTCGGCAAGATGCTGGGCATCGACCCGTGGCTGATCAACCCGATGTTCAACAAGTGCGGCGAGGTCGACTTCCAGTCCGATGAAGGCCTGGAGACGCTGCGCACGAACGTCGACGCCCTGCTGGCCAAGATCCGCAAGAAGTACAAGGAATACGGCATCAACGAGAAGGCCTTCGTGGTGGTCAAGGCCGACGCCTCCTACGGCTTCGGCGTGATGCCGGTGCGCGAGGCCAAGGACCTGGACCATCTGCTCAAGCGCGGCAAGGGCAAGGGCGCGCCGGAAGTCCACGACGTGATCATCCAGGAAGGTGTGCTGACCGCCGAGCGGATGAACGAGGCGGTGGCCGAACCGGTGGTCTACATGATGGACCGCTACGTGGTCGGCGGCTTCTACCGCGTGCACGCCGAGCGTGGCGACGACGAGGCCCTGAACGCCCCGGGCGCCCACTACGTGCCGCTGGCTTTCACGGAAAGCACCCGCATGCCGCAACCGGGCCACAAGCCGGGCGCCAGCGCCCCGAACCGGTTCTACATGTACGGTGTGATCGGCCGCCTGGCCATGCTGGCGGCCAGCTACGAGCTGGAAGCCACCGACCCCGAAGCCGAGGTCTACGCGTAA
- a CDS encoding glutamate-5-semialdehyde dehydrogenase, translating to MNALNIAEHMHSLGLQAREASARMAAASAAEKSAALRGLAALLRANVASLRQDNAKDIERATAAGLAAPMVDRLKLTPKIIETLAVGCEQLATMPDIIGEILGMKQQPTGIRVGQMRVPLGVFGMIFESRPNVTIEAASLSIKSGNACILRGGSEAIESNKALARLVQQALVDAGLPAEAVQLVQTTDREAVGYLIAMPEYVDVIIPRGGKSLIERISREAKVPVIKHLDGNCHTYVDDPCDIEMAVKVADNAKTNKYSPCNASEGLLVARGVAKDFLPRIGKVFADKGVEMRCDPEARSILQVVPGADLKDATEQDWSEEYLAPIISVKVVAGVDEAIAHINRYSSHHTDAILTRDHVHAQRFLREVDSASVMVNASTRFADGFEYGLGAEIGISTDKFHARGPVGLEGLTSLKWIVLGNGEVRS from the coding sequence ATGAACGCCCTGAACATCGCCGAACACATGCACAGCCTGGGCCTGCAGGCCCGGGAAGCGTCCGCGCGCATGGCGGCGGCGTCGGCGGCGGAGAAGTCGGCGGCGCTGCGCGGCCTGGCGGCCCTGCTGCGGGCCAACGTGGCCTCGCTGCGGCAGGACAACGCGAAAGACATCGAGCGTGCCACTGCCGCCGGCCTGGCCGCGCCCATGGTGGACCGCCTGAAGCTCACGCCGAAGATCATCGAGACCCTGGCCGTGGGCTGCGAGCAGCTCGCCACCATGCCGGACATCATCGGCGAGATCCTGGGCATGAAGCAGCAGCCTACCGGCATCCGCGTCGGCCAGATGCGCGTGCCGCTGGGCGTGTTCGGCATGATCTTCGAGAGCCGGCCCAACGTGACCATCGAGGCCGCCAGCCTGTCCATCAAGAGCGGCAATGCCTGCATCCTGCGTGGCGGCTCGGAGGCGATCGAATCCAACAAGGCGCTGGCGCGCCTGGTGCAGCAGGCGCTGGTCGATGCCGGCCTGCCCGCCGAGGCGGTGCAGTTGGTGCAGACCACCGACCGCGAAGCCGTCGGCTACCTGATCGCGATGCCCGAATACGTGGACGTGATCATCCCGCGCGGCGGCAAGAGCCTGATCGAGCGCATCTCGCGCGAAGCCAAGGTGCCCGTCATCAAGCACCTCGATGGCAACTGCCACACCTATGTCGACGATCCCTGCGACATCGAGATGGCGGTCAAGGTGGCCGACAACGCCAAGACGAACAAGTACAGCCCCTGCAACGCCAGCGAGGGCCTGTTGGTGGCGCGCGGCGTGGCCAAGGACTTCCTGCCCAGGATCGGCAAGGTGTTCGCGGACAAGGGCGTGGAAATGCGCTGCGACCCCGAAGCCAGGTCCATCCTGCAAGTCGTGCCCGGCGCGGACCTGAAGGACGCCACCGAGCAGGACTGGTCCGAGGAATACCTCGCGCCCATCATCAGCGTGAAGGTGGTGGCCGGCGTGGACGAAGCCATCGCCCACATCAACCGCTATTCCTCGCACCACACTGACGCCATCCTGACTCGCGACCACGTGCACGCGCAGCGCTTCCTGCGCGAAGTGGATTCGGCCAGCGTGATGGTGAATGCGAGCACGCGCTTCGCCGACGGCTTCGAGTACGGCCTGGGCGCGGAGATCGGCATCAGCACCGACAAGTTCCATGCGCGCGGCCCGGTGGGCCTCGAGGGCCTCACCTCGCTGAAGTGGATCGTGTTGGGCAACGGAGAAGTCCGCAGCTGA